The Thermoproteota archaeon genome includes a window with the following:
- a CDS encoding NAD(P)/FAD-dependent oxidoreductase, translating into MVKNRKKIVILGGGFAGVECARKLEKYFVNDPEIEIVLISEDNFLLFTPMLPQVASGMIETRHIIMPIRTICEKTTFYEGRIRNIDPYGKLVTLWGTSEKRGISIHYDFLVVALGSQTNFFGLNDVERHAYTMKTLNDAVVLRNRVIDMLEQAENETNPVLRKSLLTFVVVGGGFAGIETAGELLDLLLDARKHYPNIHKEDIRVIVLEALSAILPGFSEQLAKFSHDELLKHGIEIRLNTAVTSFDGTEVTVKKLEKEPSNDEPKIDVIRTNTLIWTAGVTPVNTIKRSLFKTDKGKIIVNDFLEVSDFPGVFAIGDCALFMDPKSNRPFAPTAQLAEAQAKTAAFNLHSLIKNKEKQKFVYKSKGQMAIIGKRTGIASFLGSNISGFWAWLLWRNVYLSKIPKLDKRLRVLIDWTIDLFFDRDISRMKLVTRTPEKEYKELDEVDDVW; encoded by the coding sequence TTGGTTAAAAATAGAAAAAAAATTGTAATTTTAGGAGGAGGTTTTGCTGGAGTAGAATGTGCCAGAAAGTTAGAAAAATACTTTGTAAATGATCCTGAGATTGAGATTGTCCTAATTAGTGAAGATAACTTTCTGTTATTTACTCCGATGTTGCCGCAAGTGGCATCTGGTATGATTGAAACAAGACATATCATTATGCCGATAAGAACTATTTGTGAAAAGACTACATTTTACGAAGGAAGAATACGAAATATTGATCCATATGGAAAGCTTGTAACTTTATGGGGAACAAGTGAGAAAAGAGGTATTTCCATTCATTATGATTTTCTTGTTGTGGCATTAGGAAGTCAAACTAACTTTTTTGGATTAAACGATGTTGAACGACATGCATACACTATGAAGACACTCAATGATGCAGTGGTATTGCGAAACAGAGTCATAGATATGCTTGAGCAAGCAGAAAATGAGACAAACCCCGTACTAAGAAAGAGTCTTTTGACGTTTGTTGTTGTTGGTGGAGGTTTTGCCGGAATAGAGACTGCAGGAGAGTTATTGGATTTACTATTAGATGCAAGAAAACATTATCCAAATATTCACAAGGAAGATATCCGTGTGATCGTCTTAGAAGCATTATCGGCAATATTACCAGGGTTTAGTGAGCAGCTTGCAAAGTTTTCTCATGATGAATTGTTGAAACATGGTATTGAGATTCGACTAAACACTGCAGTTACTAGTTTTGATGGAACAGAAGTTACTGTAAAGAAACTAGAAAAAGAACCAAGCAATGATGAACCAAAGATTGATGTGATAAGAACAAACACTTTGATATGGACTGCAGGAGTTACACCTGTTAATACCATTAAGAGATCGTTGTTTAAGACAGATAAAGGTAAGATAATTGTTAATGACTTTCTTGAAGTAAGTGACTTTCCAGGAGTATTTGCAATTGGGGATTGTGCATTATTTATGGATCCTAAATCAAACAGACCATTTGCACCAACTGCGCAACTTGCAGAAGCTCAGGCCAAGACTGCTGCCTTTAACTTACATTCACTGATTAAAAATAAAGAGAAACAGAAATTTGTTTACAAATCAAAAGGCCAGATGGCAATTATTGGTAAGAGGACAGGTATTGCATCTTTTCTTGGTTCAAACATTTCGGGTTTTTGGGCTTGGCTCTTATGGAGAAATGTGTATCTCTCAAAAATTCCAAAATTAGATAAGAGATTAAGAGTTCTAATAGATTGGACGATCGATTTATTCTTTGATAGAGATATTTCAAGGATGAAGTTAGTTACCAGAACACCAGAAAAAGAGTACAAAGAATTGGATGAAGTTGATGATGTTTGGTAG
- a CDS encoding ACT domain-containing protein, with the protein MRAANMSVPEAVREIITHNRSIYDCMKMDVINYTALAVKIQSEVERMLGGSVNLNTIVVAIKRYADSFDTKDDVKEMSVLKNARLSLTDGIMDIRFRTNDLGNNPSSILEKFSQITSDYEFFRLADSFRFLTEDVEDIRRLFDSFPQSEDMFSTGLAKIKISVPRNENRSDVVSYVAERLHNNGIELVNAFFGQENIVIILNEKDASKAYEILRSEIAR; encoded by the coding sequence ATGCGTGCGGCAAACATGTCGGTTCCTGAAGCAGTCAGAGAGATAATCACTCACAATCGGTCAATCTATGATTGCATGAAAATGGATGTGATCAACTATACTGCATTAGCTGTAAAGATTCAGAGTGAAGTTGAGAGAATGCTTGGTGGAAGTGTTAATCTCAACACTATAGTTGTTGCAATTAAACGATATGCAGATTCTTTTGATACAAAAGATGATGTAAAAGAAATGTCGGTTTTAAAAAATGCCAGATTATCACTGACAGATGGAATTATGGATATTAGATTTAGAACCAATGATCTAGGAAATAATCCCTCATCAATTCTGGAAAAATTTTCTCAAATTACATCTGATTATGAGTTCTTCAGATTAGCAGATTCCTTTAGGTTTTTGACTGAGGATGTTGAGGATATTCGACGATTATTTGATTCATTTCCTCAAAGTGAAGACATGTTTAGCACTGGATTAGCCAAGATAAAGATCTCAGTACCAAGAAATGAAAACAGATCTGATGTGGTTTCATATGTTGCAGAAAGACTCCATAATAATGGGATAGAATTAGTAAATGCCTTTTTTGGCCAAGAGAACATAGTCATTATTTTGAACGAAAAAGATGCCTCCAAAGCATATGAAATTCTTCGTTCTGAGATCGCAAGATAG
- a CDS encoding Hsp20/alpha crystallin family protein, with product MTMFFDDEFDRLFKRMSRSFFDVDELLEEAKSTGNLSGPYYYGYTMTVGPDGKPVVKEYGNVRPGLLPTSDTREPIVDTIVDDKEKVVKLVAEMPGVEKSDVKVVVDEDIVKIDAVHGEKKYHASVPIKYIVDKDSAKASYKNGILELTFKQIIPEKPKGKNVEVE from the coding sequence ATGACAATGTTCTTTGATGACGAATTTGATAGGCTCTTCAAGAGAATGTCTAGATCATTCTTTGATGTAGATGAGTTACTTGAAGAAGCAAAAAGCACAGGAAATCTTTCTGGTCCATATTATTATGGATATACAATGACAGTTGGCCCAGATGGAAAACCTGTAGTAAAAGAGTATGGTAATGTTAGACCAGGACTCTTGCCTACCTCCGATACAAGAGAACCCATCGTTGACACAATAGTTGATGATAAAGAAAAAGTGGTAAAACTTGTTGCGGAAATGCCTGGAGTAGAAAAATCTGATGTCAAGGTAGTAGTAGACGAAGACATTGTAAAGATTGATGCAGTTCATGGAGAGAAAAAGTACCATGCATCAGTACCAATCAAGTACATAGTCGACAAGGACTCTGCCAAAGCTTCATACAAAAATGGAATTCTTGAACTAACCTTCAAGCAAATAATTCCTGAAAAACCAAAGGGCAAAAACGTGGAGGTAGAATAA
- a CDS encoding AAA family ATPase, with protein sequence MTETELKIAEIPQQHVGKGRAILDPKILEETKWGTGQILELTYNKKTHVKLWPGNPEDYGTGIIKIDGITRHNIGAGIGDRIKIVPVEATEAEQITLSPTEKLSIDERQLHEVMSHNFQNHVFTIHDTIVLPTQMGGKIQFIITNTKPSKPVIVTETTSFKLGSMTKAIDSSIPRITYDELGGLKNEVQKIREMVELPMRHPELFDKIGVEAPKGVLLYGPPGTGKTLLAKAVAGETNANFTSLSGPEIMGKYYGESEERIREIFKQAEENAPSIIFIDEIDSIAPKREEVTGEVEKRIVSQLLTLMDGMKSRGKVVVIAATNRPDSIDPALRRPGRFDREIEIGIPDEEGRLEILNIHTRGMPIDEKVDLKQISKITHGFVGADLEVLAKEAAMRSLRRILPEVDLNQEKISSDILQKIKVTKEDFRDALKEVRPSALREVLVQVPNVTWDDVGGLDELKEELRESIEWPLKYKNAYDYVDISSPKGILLHGPPGTGKTLIAKAVAKMTDSNFISVKGPELLSKWVGESEKGVREIFRKARQAAPCIIFFDEIDALIPRRGTGSSSSHVAENVVSQILTEIDGLEELHNVLIIGATNRLDIVDPALLRPGRFDRVIEVPKPDAKGRKHILKIHTKNKPLSETVDLQKLVELTDGFSGAELAAIANQSAMIALKRYVETKSKDVKEIKITQDDLLQAAKKVRPDISKKEEPIVPNAK encoded by the coding sequence ATGACTGAAACTGAATTAAAGATAGCAGAGATTCCACAGCAACATGTTGGAAAAGGCAGAGCTATCTTAGATCCTAAAATTCTTGAAGAAACCAAGTGGGGTACTGGACAAATTCTAGAGCTGACATATAATAAAAAAACACATGTTAAACTTTGGCCAGGAAATCCAGAAGATTATGGAACTGGAATTATCAAAATTGATGGTATTACACGACATAACATAGGTGCTGGAATAGGTGACAGAATAAAGATTGTACCCGTAGAGGCAACTGAAGCTGAACAGATCACACTATCTCCCACGGAAAAACTATCCATTGATGAAAGACAGCTACATGAAGTAATGTCTCATAATTTTCAAAACCATGTATTTACAATTCATGATACTATTGTTTTACCTACTCAAATGGGAGGAAAAATCCAATTCATTATTACAAACACAAAACCATCAAAACCCGTCATAGTTACTGAAACCACTTCATTCAAGCTAGGCTCAATGACAAAAGCAATTGATTCATCAATTCCTAGAATTACTTACGATGAGCTTGGTGGATTAAAAAATGAAGTTCAAAAGATTAGAGAAATGGTTGAATTACCAATGCGACATCCCGAACTATTTGATAAGATTGGCGTTGAAGCCCCAAAAGGTGTTTTGCTATACGGACCTCCAGGAACAGGTAAAACATTACTTGCAAAAGCAGTAGCAGGCGAAACTAACGCAAACTTCACCTCACTTAGCGGTCCTGAAATTATGGGAAAATATTATGGTGAAAGTGAGGAACGAATTAGAGAGATCTTCAAGCAGGCTGAAGAGAACGCTCCAAGCATAATCTTTATTGATGAAATTGATTCTATTGCTCCAAAACGAGAGGAAGTTACCGGTGAGGTTGAAAAAAGAATTGTTTCTCAATTACTTACTTTAATGGATGGAATGAAAAGTAGAGGAAAGGTAGTTGTAATTGCTGCAACAAATAGACCTGACTCAATTGATCCTGCCCTTAGAAGGCCAGGAAGATTTGACAGGGAAATTGAAATTGGAATTCCTGATGAGGAAGGAAGACTAGAGATACTAAACATTCACACACGTGGAATGCCAATTGATGAAAAAGTTGATCTTAAACAAATATCAAAAATTACACATGGATTTGTAGGAGCTGATCTTGAAGTATTAGCCAAAGAAGCAGCTATGAGATCCTTAAGACGAATTTTACCTGAAGTTGATCTGAATCAAGAAAAGATCTCATCCGATATATTACAAAAAATCAAAGTTACAAAAGAAGACTTTCGCGATGCACTAAAAGAAGTAAGACCATCAGCACTACGAGAAGTACTAGTTCAAGTACCAAATGTAACTTGGGATGATGTAGGTGGTCTAGATGAACTCAAAGAAGAACTACGTGAATCAATAGAGTGGCCACTAAAATACAAAAATGCCTATGATTACGTGGATATCAGCTCTCCAAAAGGAATTCTTTTACATGGACCGCCTGGAACTGGTAAAACCCTTATCGCAAAGGCAGTAGCAAAAATGACTGATTCTAATTTTATCAGTGTAAAGGGACCAGAACTACTTTCAAAATGGGTTGGTGAGTCTGAGAAGGGCGTTAGAGAAATATTTCGTAAGGCACGCCAAGCAGCTCCTTGCATTATTTTCTTTGATGAAATCGATGCATTGATTCCAAGAAGAGGTACTGGAAGCTCTAGCTCCCATGTTGCAGAAAACGTTGTATCACAAATTCTTACTGAAATAGATGGGTTAGAGGAATTACATAATGTGTTGATTATTGGCGCTACAAATAGATTGGATATAGTTGATCCTGCTTTGTTACGACCAGGAAGATTTGATCGAGTAATTGAAGTACCAAAGCCTGATGCAAAAGGTAGAAAACACATTCTCAAAATACATACAAAAAACAAGCCTCTATCAGAGACTGTAGATTTGCAAAAATTAGTGGAATTGACAGATGGATTCAGTGGTGCCGAGTTGGCCGCAATTGCTAATCAATCTGCTATGATTGCATTAAAACGATATGTAGAGACAAAATCAAAGGATGTTAAGGAGATAAAAATCACCCAAGATGATCTATTACAAGCCGCAAAAAAAGTACGACCAGATATATCTAAAAAAGAAGAGCCCATAGTACCTAATGCAAAATAA
- a CDS encoding DUF1059 domain-containing protein → MTIKLECKDYGFECEFSIEGRKSLSLIEQLREHFETEHGIDYSTDAVIQMIVNRGHSRDSIRKE, encoded by the coding sequence ATGACAATAAAATTAGAATGCAAAGATTATGGTTTTGAATGTGAATTTTCTATAGAGGGCAGAAAGAGTCTCTCTTTGATAGAACAGCTAAGGGAGCATTTTGAAACTGAGCATGGTATAGACTATTCTACAGATGCAGTCATTCAAATGATCGTTAATAGAGGGCATTCAAGAGATTCTATTAGAAAAGAATGA
- a CDS encoding molecular chaperone DnaJ — protein sequence MVESNYEILGIFDGASKREIQEAFRKLALEHHSDRGGNEEQFKKIKQAYEDLKIGKKYPDSDKEKQRKSKVFSGDDEEEIRRRNKIIAKELSQEMKAAEEWAAALNRVNATGTRLFGSKTVGEIELERKANGALSIKGNYLAGSIIYDGPIIMQGNITSPSFSDEYQTNIILTQGDFKFVNPLENKYKIDNGAKILAEDGDIIVGNVFGRKDKVQDPDGRVGIYLTKEHRTELSAPKGKIVLENAVNTVSLNADSIVVLNLEDDVNIFAKEILIYGNKITYDVKIHLKKDGIIRFFENYSIQSLSDDSVIILENGKSFRLHDLKTKKIHDLPDELLSNKKNYDKNDTMVGKGFTITYSMLDNFHKKHSENKTWKTKFGIFSK from the coding sequence ATGGTAGAGAGTAATTATGAAATATTAGGAATTTTTGATGGTGCGTCTAAAAGAGAGATCCAAGAAGCCTTTAGAAAACTAGCATTAGAACATCATTCTGATAGGGGCGGCAACGAAGAACAATTTAAGAAAATTAAGCAGGCATATGAAGATCTAAAGATTGGAAAGAAATACCCTGATTCTGATAAAGAAAAACAACGAAAATCAAAAGTATTCTCCGGTGATGATGAAGAGGAGATAAGACGACGTAATAAAATAATTGCAAAAGAGCTTTCTCAAGAAATGAAAGCTGCTGAAGAGTGGGCTGCAGCTCTTAACAGAGTAAATGCAACCGGAACTAGATTATTTGGATCAAAAACTGTTGGTGAAATTGAACTCGAAAGAAAAGCAAATGGTGCACTTTCCATAAAAGGAAACTACCTTGCAGGTAGTATAATCTATGATGGACCAATAATCATGCAAGGTAACATTACAAGTCCATCTTTTAGTGATGAATACCAGACAAACATAATTCTCACTCAAGGTGATTTCAAATTTGTAAATCCTCTAGAAAATAAATACAAGATAGATAACGGCGCTAAAATTCTTGCTGAAGACGGAGATATCATAGTTGGAAATGTGTTCGGGCGTAAAGATAAAGTGCAAGATCCAGACGGAAGGGTTGGAATTTATCTTACAAAAGAACATAGAACTGAATTATCTGCACCAAAAGGAAAAATTGTTCTTGAAAATGCTGTAAATACAGTTTCACTGAATGCAGATTCCATTGTAGTGTTAAACTTGGAAGATGATGTCAATATCTTTGCAAAGGAGATCCTAATTTATGGAAACAAAATAACATATGATGTTAAAATTCATCTTAAAAAAGATGGAATAATCAGGTTCTTTGAGAATTATTCAATCCAAAGTCTTAGTGATGACAGTGTAATTATTTTGGAAAATGGAAAATCGTTTAGGTTACATGATTTAAAAACAAAAAAAATTCATGATTTACCAGACGAGCTTCTCTCAAACAAAAAAAATTATGATAAAAATGATACAATGGTAGGCAAAGGATTTACCATAACCTATTCAATGCTAGATAATTTTCATAAAAAACACTCTGAAAACAAAACTTGGAAAACAAAATTCGGCATATTCTCTAAATAA
- a CDS encoding 4Fe-4S dicluster domain-containing protein, whose translation MPVAILPDIGEQMCIGCALCVEICTTLGPDVLRVKPVEGWKRGKAFVFYPERCISDGACIGVCPTKAIFWMRPMDFTVGQPVPLYKNSVFVKGWTELVD comes from the coding sequence ATGCCAGTAGCAATTTTACCAGACATTGGTGAACAGATGTGCATTGGATGCGCACTTTGCGTAGAAATCTGCACAACTCTCGGACCTGATGTACTTAGAGTAAAACCAGTTGAAGGCTGGAAGAGAGGTAAAGCATTTGTCTTTTACCCAGAAAGATGCATCTCTGACGGAGCATGCATCGGAGTTTGCCCAACAAAGGCAATTTTCTGGATGAGACCAATGGACTTTACTGTTGGACAACCAGTTCCACTCTACAAGAACTCAGTCTTCGTTAAAGGTTGGACTGAACTAGTCGACTAG
- a CDS encoding aminotransferase class V-fold PLP-dependent enzyme, protein MNMNSDFSNDFPTGGKIYLNNASVSINPLDCINSMHDFLVSYNALGPDSLESQPFVTNQLRDTRKIISQIIKCQPEEIIFTQSTTDGVNAVANGMNFQPSSNLIIRGLSHEHHANYYPWLRLSKKLEIKNLKVDNNGFFQINELKHLIDNNTSLVALSHALYNTGTILPVEEVGEILDKQNIPYFLDTAQTIGCIGDFDVSKTKCNFMSFNGSKWLCGPMGTGLFYCRKDSAQLLEPMNIGGESVMIYDETKLAFKDIPDRFQTGFRNYVGMAGLEASAKYLIGFGMENIRKKVMNLANQLRTELSKIPNVTLYGPNETEQRTSIVSFNIKNQEPSLIVEKLEKKNIILAVREISEEKLIRASPHFFNSEEQIEILLNELRKL, encoded by the coding sequence ATGAACATGAACTCTGATTTTTCAAATGATTTTCCAACTGGCGGGAAAATTTATCTAAACAATGCCTCCGTATCAATCAATCCATTAGATTGTATTAACTCCATGCATGATTTCTTAGTATCATATAATGCTCTAGGACCAGATTCTCTGGAGTCTCAACCATTTGTAACCAATCAATTACGTGACACTAGGAAGATAATCTCACAAATAATCAAATGTCAGCCAGAGGAAATTATCTTCACACAAAGTACTACTGATGGAGTTAACGCAGTTGCAAACGGAATGAATTTTCAACCATCATCAAATCTAATTATTCGTGGTTTATCACATGAGCATCACGCAAATTATTATCCTTGGTTAAGATTATCTAAAAAATTAGAAATAAAAAACTTGAAAGTTGATAATAATGGATTTTTCCAAATAAATGAGCTTAAACATCTTATCGATAATAACACAAGCTTAGTAGCTTTGAGTCATGCTCTGTATAATACTGGAACAATTCTTCCTGTAGAAGAAGTCGGGGAAATTTTAGATAAACAAAACATCCCATATTTTCTTGATACTGCACAAACAATTGGATGTATTGGAGATTTTGACGTTAGTAAAACTAAATGTAACTTTATGTCATTTAATGGCTCAAAATGGTTATGCGGACCGATGGGTACAGGATTATTTTACTGTAGAAAAGACTCTGCACAGTTGTTAGAACCCATGAACATAGGTGGTGAATCTGTAATGATTTATGATGAAACCAAACTAGCATTCAAAGACATTCCTGATAGGTTTCAAACAGGATTTCGTAATTATGTGGGAATGGCAGGTCTTGAGGCATCAGCAAAATATCTCATAGGATTCGGTATGGAAAATATCCGTAAGAAGGTCATGAATCTAGCAAACCAACTCCGCACAGAACTTAGTAAAATTCCAAATGTTACACTATATGGTCCAAATGAAACCGAACAAAGGACAAGCATTGTTTCTTTTAATATAAAAAATCAGGAACCCTCATTGATTGTAGAAAAATTAGAAAAAAAGAACATTATTCTTGCAGTTCGTGAAATCTCTGAGGAAAAACTAATTCGGGCTTCGCCTCATTTTTTTAACTCTGAAGAGCAAATAGAAATTTTGTTGAATGAATTACGAAAATTATAG
- a CDS encoding Lrp/AsnC family transcriptional regulator yields the protein MPTSYVLLNSDLGSDESIISEVKNILNQEKGIQYEIQGVYGVYDIVLKISADDTDILRSIITNKIRKIGKVQSTLTMMVIEEQENL from the coding sequence GTGCCTACTTCATACGTGTTATTAAATTCCGATTTGGGTTCTGATGAGTCAATTATATCAGAAGTAAAAAACATTCTAAATCAAGAAAAAGGAATCCAGTATGAGATTCAGGGCGTCTATGGCGTATATGACATTGTTTTGAAGATCTCTGCCGACGATACTGACATCTTAAGATCAATTATTACAAATAAGATCAGAAAGATAGGTAAGGTTCAATCAACCCTAACTATGATGGTTATAGAAGAACAAGAGAACCTATAA
- a CDS encoding cyclase family protein, protein MKPIDLSLTISEGIPNFPGSPNPKMIQWSNLQKDGYNLELLFMSSHTGTHLDAPFHFANNGIKIHQIPLERLSGKAHLIRIKKNENEPISLNDVKTFENKNGKIGKNAIVIFATDWDRKIHKSNYFTNNPGLSTAAAKYLASKKVNLVGIDSPSIDLGNNPQFPVHRIFAKNNVLIVENLTNLKKIKKSPFNFSAFPLKIQNATGSPVRAFAS, encoded by the coding sequence GTGAAACCAATTGATCTTTCTTTAACAATCTCTGAAGGCATACCGAACTTCCCTGGTTCGCCAAATCCAAAGATGATACAATGGTCAAATCTTCAAAAAGACGGTTATAACTTGGAACTTCTTTTTATGAGCTCACATACAGGGACTCATTTGGATGCCCCCTTTCATTTTGCAAATAATGGCATAAAGATTCACCAGATTCCATTGGAAAGATTATCCGGAAAGGCTCATCTAATCAGAATCAAAAAAAATGAAAATGAACCCATTTCGCTTAATGATGTAAAGACTTTTGAAAATAAAAATGGCAAAATTGGAAAAAACGCTATTGTCATTTTTGCCACCGATTGGGATAGAAAAATCCACAAATCAAATTATTTTACAAATAATCCTGGCTTATCTACCGCTGCAGCAAAATATCTGGCATCAAAAAAAGTAAATCTCGTGGGGATTGATTCTCCAAGCATCGATCTTGGTAACAACCCACAATTTCCAGTACACCGGATTTTTGCTAAAAATAATGTCTTGATTGTAGAGAATCTAACTAATCTTAAAAAAATTAAAAAATCACCATTTAATTTCTCAGCATTCCCTCTGAAAATTCAAAATGCTACTGGCTCACCTGTACGTGCCTTTGCATCTTAA
- the amrS gene encoding AmmeMemoRadiSam system radical SAM enzyme: MGKEAILYEKLPEEKVRCTACARYCEIGKNQIGLCGIRGNTDGKLELFVYGKVIAGNVDPIEKKPVVHYRPGSKVFSIATTGCNWLCKYCQNYDISQRRKVEGVDMTPEQVVQTTLDHGADGIAYTYNQPSIFIEFARDCAVIARKRGLYNVFVSNGYDTPETVKMMDEFLDCITVDFKGSAEPNFTRKYIGVPDPKPIFDTLTEIHDKTKIHVEITDLIVPEVGDDLSHAKKLCKFVYDEFGPDMPIHFLRFHPDYKMMEFPSTPVKTLEKHHKIAKDVGLNYAYLGNVPGHPLEHTYCPECKNVVINRFGFAIKEWNLDEKNQCINCNNRIPITGHLAKNYKADRFQFVD, encoded by the coding sequence ATGGGAAAAGAGGCCATTTTGTATGAAAAGCTACCTGAAGAGAAAGTACGATGTACTGCTTGTGCAAGGTATTGTGAAATTGGAAAGAATCAGATTGGATTGTGTGGAATCAGGGGTAACACAGATGGTAAGTTAGAGCTCTTTGTTTATGGCAAAGTAATTGCTGGTAATGTAGATCCAATAGAAAAAAAGCCAGTAGTTCATTACAGACCAGGCTCCAAGGTATTTTCAATAGCCACCACGGGATGTAATTGGCTTTGTAAATATTGCCAAAATTATGACATAAGCCAGAGAAGAAAAGTAGAGGGAGTAGATATGACCCCAGAGCAAGTAGTTCAGACCACACTTGATCATGGCGCAGATGGAATTGCATACACATACAATCAACCATCAATCTTCATTGAATTTGCTAGAGATTGTGCCGTCATAGCTAGGAAAAGGGGACTCTACAATGTTTTTGTATCAAATGGATACGACACTCCAGAAACTGTGAAAATGATGGATGAGTTTCTTGATTGCATCACAGTGGATTTCAAAGGAAGTGCAGAACCAAATTTTACACGGAAATATATCGGTGTACCAGATCCAAAACCAATCTTTGACACACTAACAGAAATTCACGATAAAACCAAGATACATGTTGAGATCACTGATTTGATTGTGCCAGAGGTTGGAGATGATCTATCACATGCAAAAAAACTTTGTAAGTTTGTTTATGATGAATTCGGTCCCGATATGCCAATACATTTTCTGAGATTTCATCCAGATTATAAAATGATGGAGTTTCCATCAACTCCAGTTAAAACTTTAGAAAAACATCATAAAATTGCAAAAGATGTTGGTTTAAACTATGCATATCTTGGAAACGTTCCAGGACATCCTTTAGAGCACACATATTGTCCAGAATGCAAAAATGTTGTAATCAACAGGTTTGGTTTTGCCATTAAAGAATGGAATTTGGATGAAAAAAATCAATGCATCAATTGTAATAATAGAATTCCAATTACAGGACATCTTGCAAAAAATTACAAGGCAGATAGATTTCAGTTCGTTGATTAA
- a CDS encoding protein tyrosine phosphatase yields the protein MSKPGNIWRKVHGRITKRPTNFSWVLDSKLAGSGMPTSFEEFEWIMNQGVKSIVTMTENSLPDTWVKNINYLHVPTPDLTAPEIEQIDLAVDFIHEKITGKEPVMVHCAAGLGRAGTILSCYLIKYQKFSAVEAIKKIRKERPGSVQSEIQEVVISLYEKHIRS from the coding sequence ATGAGCAAACCTGGTAATATTTGGCGAAAGGTTCATGGGAGAATAACAAAGAGACCTACCAACTTTTCATGGGTACTGGATTCAAAATTAGCAGGTTCTGGAATGCCAACGTCATTTGAAGAATTTGAATGGATTATGAATCAAGGTGTTAAATCAATAGTAACTATGACTGAGAATTCATTACCTGATACTTGGGTAAAAAATATCAATTATTTACATGTGCCAACTCCAGATCTTACTGCACCTGAGATTGAACAAATAGATCTCGCTGTTGATTTTATTCATGAAAAGATAACTGGTAAAGAACCTGTGATGGTTCACTGTGCTGCAGGCCTTGGTAGAGCTGGGACTATACTTTCATGTTATCTAATCAAATATCAGAAATTTTCAGCAGTGGAAGCAATTAAAAAAATTAGAAAAGAAAGACCGGGTTCTGTTCAATCAGAAATTCAAGAAGTAGTTATTTCATTATATGAAAAACACATTCGTAGTTAA
- a CDS encoding transcription factor S — protein MKFCPKCEIRLKKTDSGLKCTKCNYVEGGNIESSKQIQEEQEVSEFNVLEENEGSETLPTIKIDCEKCGHDEAVWWMLQTRSADEPTTQFYRCSKCNHTWRNYA, from the coding sequence ATGAAATTTTGCCCCAAGTGTGAGATACGTCTCAAAAAGACTGATTCTGGATTAAAATGTACAAAATGTAATTATGTCGAAGGTGGAAACATTGAATCATCAAAACAGATTCAAGAGGAACAAGAGGTTTCAGAATTTAATGTCCTAGAAGAGAACGAGGGTTCTGAAACTTTACCTACAATTAAAATCGATTGTGAGAAATGTGGTCATGACGAAGCAGTTTGGTGGATGTTACAAACACGAAGTGCAGATGAGCCCACTACCCAATTCTATCGATGTTCAAAATGTAATCATACATGGCGAAATTACGCATAA